One Leopardus geoffroyi isolate Oge1 chromosome C1, O.geoffroyi_Oge1_pat1.0, whole genome shotgun sequence DNA segment encodes these proteins:
- the AADACL3 gene encoding arylacetamide deacetylase-like 3 isoform X2 has translation MMAVLLLPLLMAACAFLGVGLWVICSHLLTADIPAAIGHPVKLRVLDCLFLLLLRWGMIFEKLRICSMPRFVRFMHDLRPLKEDPDVVVTDLRYGTIPVKLYQPKVFSCIPRPGIVFYHGGGGVLGSLKTHHVICCHLSKKSGSVVLSVGYRRLPQHKFPVAARDCIAATIHFLKSLNVYGVDPDRVVVCGDSVGGGMATVVCQKLLDCPDLPKIRAQILVYAILQAVDFQSPSYQQNRNIPLLNWNFAFYCWSRYLDINPSWKSTIMKGAHLPAEVWEKYRKWLGAENIPERFKKKSYRPMPHEPLNEAAYLETNLALDLMNSPLIAEDEVMSQLPEACIVSCEYDLLRDHSLLFKKRLEDLGVPVTWHHMEDGFHGVLSTFDMGYLQFPCSARILNAMVRFLNKL, from the exons ATGATGGCAGTCCTGCTCCTGCCCCTTCTCATGGCAGCCTGTGCGTTCTTGGGGGTTGGTCTGTGGGTCATCTGCAGCCATCTCCTTACTGCGGACATCCCTGCAGCCATCGGCCACCCGGTGAAACTGCGGGTCCTGGATTGCCTTTTCCTGCTGTTGTTGAGATGG GGGATGATTTTTGAGAAGCTGAGAATCTGTTCTATGCCCCGATTTGTCCGTTTCATGCATGATCTGAGGCCACTGAAGGAGGATCCGGATGTCGTGGTCACAGACCTCCGCTACGGGACAATCCCTGTGAAGCTGTACCAGCCCAAAGTGTTTTCCTGCATCCCCAGGCCTGGCATCGTGTTCTACCACGGCGGCGGGGGGGTCCTGGGGAGCCTGA aaaccCATCATGTCATATGCTGTCATCTGTCCAAGAAGAGTGGCTCAGTGGTCCTATCAGTTGG ATACCGCCGCCTGCCCCAGCATAAATTCCCGGTGGCGGCACGAGACTGTATCGCAGCCACCATCCACTTCTTGAAGTCCCTGAATGTGTATGGGGTGGATCCAGATCGGGTCGTggtctgtggtgacagtgtgggagggggaatggccACGGTAGTTTGTCAAAAACTTTTGGACTGTCCAGATCTGCCCAAGATCCGTGCTCAGATCCTGGTCTACGCCATCCTCCAAGCTGTGGATTTTCAATCCCCTTCCTATCAGCAGAACAGGAATATCCCACTGCTCAATTGGAATTTTGCCTTCTACTGTTGGAGTCGTTACCTGGACATCAACCCCTCCTGGAAAAGCACCATCATGAAAGGTGCCCATTTGCCTGCTGAAGTCTGGGAAAAGTACAGAAAGTGGTTGGGTGCAGAAAACATCCCGGAGAGGTTTAAGAAGAAAAGCTACCGGCCGATGCCCCATGAGCCCCTAAACGAGGCTGCCTACCTGGAGACAAACCTTGCTCTGGATTTGATGAACTCACCCCTGATCGCAGAAGATGAAGTCATGTCTCAGCTCCCCGAGGCTTGCATTGTGAGCTGTGAGTATGATCTTCTCCGGGACCATTCACTGTTGTTCAAGAAGCGGTTGGAGGACTTGGGAGTCCCGGTGACATGGCACCACATGGAGGATGGTTTCCACGGAGTGCTTAGCACCTTTGATATGGGCTACTTGCAATTCCCCTGCTCCGCAAGGATTCTAAATGCCATGGTCCGTTTTCTAAATAAGCTGTGA
- the AADACL3 gene encoding arylacetamide deacetylase-like 3 isoform X3, translated as MFPKGANNMPHSRQGMIFEKLRICSMPRFVRFMHDLRPLKEDPDVVVTDLRYGTIPVKLYQPKVFSCIPRPGIVFYHGGGGVLGSLKTHHVICCHLSKKSGSVVLSVGYRRLPQHKFPVAARDCIAATIHFLKSLNVYGVDPDRVVVCGDSVGGGMATVVCQKLLDCPDLPKIRAQILVYAILQAVDFQSPSYQQNRNIPLLNWNFAFYCWSRYLDINPSWKSTIMKGAHLPAEVWEKYRKWLGAENIPERFKKKSYRPMPHEPLNEAAYLETNLALDLMNSPLIAEDEVMSQLPEACIVSCEYDLLRDHSLLFKKRLEDLGVPVTWHHMEDGFHGVLSTFDMGYLQFPCSARILNAMVRFLNKL; from the exons ATGTTTCCCAAAGGAGCCAACAACATGCCACACTCCAGGcag GGGATGATTTTTGAGAAGCTGAGAATCTGTTCTATGCCCCGATTTGTCCGTTTCATGCATGATCTGAGGCCACTGAAGGAGGATCCGGATGTCGTGGTCACAGACCTCCGCTACGGGACAATCCCTGTGAAGCTGTACCAGCCCAAAGTGTTTTCCTGCATCCCCAGGCCTGGCATCGTGTTCTACCACGGCGGCGGGGGGGTCCTGGGGAGCCTGA aaaccCATCATGTCATATGCTGTCATCTGTCCAAGAAGAGTGGCTCAGTGGTCCTATCAGTTGG ATACCGCCGCCTGCCCCAGCATAAATTCCCGGTGGCGGCACGAGACTGTATCGCAGCCACCATCCACTTCTTGAAGTCCCTGAATGTGTATGGGGTGGATCCAGATCGGGTCGTggtctgtggtgacagtgtgggagggggaatggccACGGTAGTTTGTCAAAAACTTTTGGACTGTCCAGATCTGCCCAAGATCCGTGCTCAGATCCTGGTCTACGCCATCCTCCAAGCTGTGGATTTTCAATCCCCTTCCTATCAGCAGAACAGGAATATCCCACTGCTCAATTGGAATTTTGCCTTCTACTGTTGGAGTCGTTACCTGGACATCAACCCCTCCTGGAAAAGCACCATCATGAAAGGTGCCCATTTGCCTGCTGAAGTCTGGGAAAAGTACAGAAAGTGGTTGGGTGCAGAAAACATCCCGGAGAGGTTTAAGAAGAAAAGCTACCGGCCGATGCCCCATGAGCCCCTAAACGAGGCTGCCTACCTGGAGACAAACCTTGCTCTGGATTTGATGAACTCACCCCTGATCGCAGAAGATGAAGTCATGTCTCAGCTCCCCGAGGCTTGCATTGTGAGCTGTGAGTATGATCTTCTCCGGGACCATTCACTGTTGTTCAAGAAGCGGTTGGAGGACTTGGGAGTCCCGGTGACATGGCACCACATGGAGGATGGTTTCCACGGAGTGCTTAGCACCTTTGATATGGGCTACTTGCAATTCCCCTGCTCCGCAAGGATTCTAAATGCCATGGTCCGTTTTCTAAATAAGCTGTGA
- the AADACL3 gene encoding arylacetamide deacetylase-like 3 isoform X1, with the protein MGWPEARFVGPGVNCLGKEDEGAVWAKVGWTYCSVARAHVDTWSSLPSSHSAGGTGGSCTRAQHRLKCFRPHFLLSHQQGMIFEKLRICSMPRFVRFMHDLRPLKEDPDVVVTDLRYGTIPVKLYQPKVFSCIPRPGIVFYHGGGGVLGSLKTHHVICCHLSKKSGSVVLSVGYRRLPQHKFPVAARDCIAATIHFLKSLNVYGVDPDRVVVCGDSVGGGMATVVCQKLLDCPDLPKIRAQILVYAILQAVDFQSPSYQQNRNIPLLNWNFAFYCWSRYLDINPSWKSTIMKGAHLPAEVWEKYRKWLGAENIPERFKKKSYRPMPHEPLNEAAYLETNLALDLMNSPLIAEDEVMSQLPEACIVSCEYDLLRDHSLLFKKRLEDLGVPVTWHHMEDGFHGVLSTFDMGYLQFPCSARILNAMVRFLNKL; encoded by the exons ATGGGGTGGCCAGAAGCTCGGTTTGTGGGACCGGGTGTCAATTGTCTGGGGAAAGAGGATGAGGGGGCAGTGTGGGCCAAGGTGGGGTGGACTTACTGCAGTGTCGCAAGGGCGCACGTGGACACGTGGTCCAGCCTGCCCTCCAGCCACTCCGCTGGGGGCACGGGTGGCAGCTGCACCCGAGCGCAGCACAGACTGAAATGCTTCCGgcctcatttcctcctctctcaCCAACAGGGGATGATTTTTGAGAAGCTGAGAATCTGTTCTATGCCCCGATTTGTCCGTTTCATGCATGATCTGAGGCCACTGAAGGAGGATCCGGATGTCGTGGTCACAGACCTCCGCTACGGGACAATCCCTGTGAAGCTGTACCAGCCCAAAGTGTTTTCCTGCATCCCCAGGCCTGGCATCGTGTTCTACCACGGCGGCGGGGGGGTCCTGGGGAGCCTGA aaaccCATCATGTCATATGCTGTCATCTGTCCAAGAAGAGTGGCTCAGTGGTCCTATCAGTTGG ATACCGCCGCCTGCCCCAGCATAAATTCCCGGTGGCGGCACGAGACTGTATCGCAGCCACCATCCACTTCTTGAAGTCCCTGAATGTGTATGGGGTGGATCCAGATCGGGTCGTggtctgtggtgacagtgtgggagggggaatggccACGGTAGTTTGTCAAAAACTTTTGGACTGTCCAGATCTGCCCAAGATCCGTGCTCAGATCCTGGTCTACGCCATCCTCCAAGCTGTGGATTTTCAATCCCCTTCCTATCAGCAGAACAGGAATATCCCACTGCTCAATTGGAATTTTGCCTTCTACTGTTGGAGTCGTTACCTGGACATCAACCCCTCCTGGAAAAGCACCATCATGAAAGGTGCCCATTTGCCTGCTGAAGTCTGGGAAAAGTACAGAAAGTGGTTGGGTGCAGAAAACATCCCGGAGAGGTTTAAGAAGAAAAGCTACCGGCCGATGCCCCATGAGCCCCTAAACGAGGCTGCCTACCTGGAGACAAACCTTGCTCTGGATTTGATGAACTCACCCCTGATCGCAGAAGATGAAGTCATGTCTCAGCTCCCCGAGGCTTGCATTGTGAGCTGTGAGTATGATCTTCTCCGGGACCATTCACTGTTGTTCAAGAAGCGGTTGGAGGACTTGGGAGTCCCGGTGACATGGCACCACATGGAGGATGGTTTCCACGGAGTGCTTAGCACCTTTGATATGGGCTACTTGCAATTCCCCTGCTCCGCAAGGATTCTAAATGCCATGGTCCGTTTTCTAAATAAGCTGTGA